A single Rhopalosiphum padi isolate XX-2018 chromosome 4, ASM2088224v1, whole genome shotgun sequence DNA region contains:
- the LOC132929280 gene encoding chaoptin, which produces MKLCFPFLVITLTTVAATPCLFNSMCTCKTDEALRMHIACVAVPLYTIPEVATGTRISHMDVMSSEIETVDNDILQGTHIESLRLMSNRIGIISERAFASSGSVLRALDLSYNQLDKVPLKSFFNIKNLDWLNLHGNNIEVVETHWNHLQDTLQHLFIGENDLISFPEHFSKLRTLSTLNLDNNLITSIPSNIRTPPTLETLSISNNFLQEFPLSLLETGTALNRLYIRDNYIENMTKIMPNRFVKLDVLDFGMNRLESWSGRMFGGRSEVRNLHLDMNRLESLDANAFDGLRSVRMYLSYNKLKHLNHKTFEGLERILEYLDLEHNNLGIIPTAIRTLKNLKFLYLSSNDLNKLDSADFTGVSSSLRSLSLSGNLLTEIPSNALSNCTKLSHLNLGYNCIREIKENDFGEWAMHLDTLLLMNNKLKELIGRPFKNTNALRELSLSFNNIHYVDADVFLDLATSLESLEISFGVYYDNFPVKILRHLKSLLWLVLDNNDISSVPFNALYSLDSLQYLNLESNRISVLAPGTFSSPNQTDLREVRLNQNYLMSLEPNTFSNLQQIQTITISRNKIIEVMSHSFKELPRLLNIDLSFNQIEYIQPSAFDGLPNFKRLDLQGNQLKELRMTSFVNCTNSKTPLFLNVSNNCIEKTPIDDSVTPIHIKILDLSHNSLQDLPFKLLYFISSSLRNLYLDHNQITKIYNSEFVNLTNLEVLSITENGMTSIASKAFCNLTSLQILYLSGNKIQQLSSEQFATLPKLRVLSLARNRLSSLSWDVLSGTPLEYIDLSNNELLAVPAGVLLKTGATLRHLLLAGNRIDHVDGTTFFDVPKLANLSLANNKLTIIPDNTFVGLSNLISLDLSSNSLRANFKELFHYVQNVRHLNLEDTGLIETPPLPLPSLISLRLSKNKLEKISKSSMEMLSRLKTLFLNDNKLTSSPSHVWPLIPSLKTLDLSSNPIKTITKASFSGLFRLQHLRVQRLDYLDRFDVGSLSKLSTLRSLATDWRPNLGQIVCAAVKSIRRLSVHVKGSKLFGPIVDTCGPKLESVAITGSKLKYVDQQIFSGLERGVGERLTISIRYTAIEDLPADLLLPLVGVPKLALDLTGNKLTSLNPLTIYSNYTTWENSGTNILKGGLYLDDNPLQCDCGLLWLGQWLRRWLREAVQVHTLGMAETQLAQWTARRATCADPRNGGARVPVADIYPEDLRCKASALSGSGTGNTAAKTSHLIVCLARSLAVFYLATVWCNVY; this is translated from the exons atgaAATTATGTTTTCCATTCCTGGTTATCACGCTCACGACAGTGGCAGCGACGCCTTGTTTATTCAACAGTATGTGTACATGCAAGACAGACGAAGCATTAAGAATGCACATCGCATGTGTTGCAGTTCCTTTGTACACAATCCCAG aaGTAGCAACTGGTACTCGAATAAGTCATATGGATGTAATGTCATCTGAGATCGAGACTGTTGACAATGATATATTACAAGGAACACACATTGAATCACTACGGTTAATGAGCAacagaattggaataatttcTGAAAGGGCCTTTGC gtCATCCGGATCAGTTCTAAGAGCACTAGATCTCAGCTATAACCAGTTGGATAAAGTGCCACTTAAAtcatttttcaacataaaaaatTTGGATTGGCTTAATTTACATGg AAATAACATAGAAGTAGTAGAAACGCACTGGAATCATTTGCAAGATACGCTTCAACATTTGTTTATCGgcgaaaatgatttaatatcatttcCAGAACACTTTTCAAAACTACGAACTTTATCTACACTAAATTTAGACAACAATTTGATCACGTCTATTCCATCTAATATTAGAACTCCACCAACGCTTGAAACGTTGAGTATATCTAATAACTTTCTACAAGAGTTTCCGTTGTCACTACTAGAAACTGGAACTGCGTTAAACAGATTATACATTCGAGacaattatatagaaaatatgacaaaaataatGCCAAATAGATTTGTTAAGCTAGATGTTTTAGATTTCGGCATGAACCGATTAGAGAGTTGGTCAGGTCGAATGTTTGGCGGTCGTTCGGAAGTACGAAATTTACACTTGGATATGAACCGTTTAGAGTCCCTAGATGCTAATGCATTTGATGGATTGCGGTCAGTTCGAATGTATCTGTCATACAACAAGTTGAAACATTTAAATCACAAAACATTTGAAGGCCTTGAAAGAATACTAGAGTATTTGGATTTGGAACATAATAATTTAGGAATAATACCTACAGCAATAAGaacactaaaaaatttaaaatttttgtatttatcgtCAAATGATCTCAATAAACTCGACTCGGCAGATTTCACAGGCGTGTCATCAAGCTTAAGGTCACTTTCACTATCTGGAAATCTCCTTACGGAAATTCCTAGCAACGCATTATCGAACTGCACTAAACTATCACATTTAAATTTAggatataactgtataagagaaataaaagaaaacgatTTTGGAGAATGGGCAATGCACCTTGACACATTGTTACTGATGAACAACAAGTTGAAAGAACTGATCGGAAGACCTTTCAAAAACACGAATGCTCTTCGGGAATTaagtttatcttttaataatattcattacgtAGATGCCGATGTATTCCTGGATTTGGCTACATCTTTAGAAAGCTTAGAAATTAGTTTCGGTGTTTACTATGATAATTTTCCAGTTAAAATACTTAGACATCTCAAGTCTTTGTTGTGGTTAGTGCTTGATAATAACGATATTTCATCTGTGCCATTTAATGCATTATATTCGCTAGATAGTCTTCAATATCTAAACTTAGAGTCCAATAGAATATCTGTATTGGCTCCTGGGACATTTAGCTCACCTAATCAAACTGATCTTCGTGAAGTAAGACtgaatcaaaattatttgatgTCCTTAGAGCCAAACACGTTTTCTAATCTACAGCAAATACAAACAATTACTATATCTAGGAACAAAATTATTGAAGTTATGTCACATTCCTTTAAAGAACTTCCAAGACTACTCAATATTGACTTATCATTTAATCAAATTGAATACATTCAACCATCGGCGTTTGACGGTTTGCCAAATTTTAAACGTCTTGATTTGCAAGGAAATCAATTAAAAGAACTGCGAATGACGTCATTTGTAAATTGTACTAATTCAAAAAcaccattatttttaaacgtatccAACAATTGTATCGAGAAAACACCGATTGACGATTCTGTAACACccattcatataaaaatattagacttAAGTCATAATAGTTTACAAGATTTACCATTTAAActgttatatttcatatctagtTCACTCAGAAACTTATATTTAGATCATAACCaaataaccaaaatatataACTCAGAGTTCGTAAATTTAACAAACTTGGAAGTACTTTCAATAACCGAAAATGGTATGACATCAATAGCATCAAAAGCTTTTTGTAATTTAACTTCTTtgcaaatactttatttatctGGTAACAAAATACAACAATTATCATCCGAACAATTTGCAACATTACCAAAACTTAGAGTATTATCTCTAGCCCGAAATCGACTAAGCTCATTAAGTTGGGATGTATTATCAGGAACGCCATTAGAATATATTGATCTATCCAATAATGAATTACTCGCAGTACCGGCTGGGGTATTATTGAAAACGGGTGCAACCCTAAGACATCTTTTATTGGCTGGAAATCGAATAGATCATGTTGATGGGACGACGTTTTTTGATGTACCCAAATTAGCAAATTTAAGTTTGGCAAATAACAAGTTGACAATAATTCCGGACAACACTTTTGTTGGACTCAGCAATCTTATTTCATTAGATTTGTCTTCAAATAGCCTCAGAGCAAATTTCAAAGAACTTTTCCACTATGTACAAAACGTTAGGCACTTAAACCTGGAAGATACTGGGCTAATCGAAACGCCACCATTACCACTTCCTAGTTTAATTTCACTTCGgctgtcaaaaaataaattagaaaaaatatccaAATCTTCAATGGAAATGTTGTCCCGGCTCAAGACATTGTTCCtaaatgacaataaattaaCTTCTTCTCCATCACATGTTTGGCCATTAATACCATCGCTGAAAACATTAGATCTATCTTCAAAtcctataaaa ACAATAACCAAAGCAAGTTTTTCGGGTTTATTCCGTTTGCAACATTTACGAGTCCAACGACTCGATTATTTAGATCGTTTTGATGTGGGATCACTATCCAAATTGTCCACACTCCGGTCATTAGCCACTGATTGGCGACCCAATCTAGGACAAATCGTATGCGCTGCTGTTAAGTCAATCCGCAGACTATCGGTTCACGTGAAAGGTTCTAAATTATTTGGACCAATAGTCGATACCTGCGGTCCCAAATTAGAATCGGTGGCCATCACTGGATCGAAGTTAAAATACGTTGACCAGCAGATATTCTCAGGTCTGGAGCGAGGGGTTGGCGAACGATTAACAATCAGCATTCGGTACACTGCAATTGAAGATTTGCCTGCCGATCTGTTGCTACCACTGGTTGGTGTACCAAAACTGGCATTAGATTTAACCGGTAACAAGCTTACATCGCTCAATCCATTGACCATATATTCCAATTACACTACATGGGAAAACTCTGGTACAAATATATTGAAAG